In Bacillus thuringiensis, the DNA window AATCAATTTTATTATTTATATGTTGGATAAACACATTCATTTCCGCCTCAGATATTTACAATTCGTTTTTGATTGCAATGAAACCGAAGAACTCATTTTTTTGCAGAGGGTATTATCAAGTGAAATAGTATTTAATGGGTAACTCAAATATGCTTCAAATAATGCAATAGTTAAAAATATAATATTTGAAAGCAAAAAGACCGATAAAAAAATCGGTCTTTTGTTATTACTAAAATAAAGATTAGAAAATAGCATTGTAATTTAAACCAATATGCAAATATTATAAGATAGATATGCTTTGTTTATAGATTGAGAATAGGTTTGTTATCAGTTTTTTTAGAAATCTTACAAGCGTGTAAGATAAATGAAAGATGAATCAATATGAGCTGTAAGACAATTCATTTACACTCTATAGTGAGCAGTGGAAATGAAGGGAGAATAGAAATGGAAATTTTACAGGCAAAAAGTATTAGTAAAGTATATAAAGGGAAAGTACCTTATAAAGCATTAGTAGATATTGATTTATCAATTCAAGAAGGTGAATTTGTAGGAATTATGGGTCCATCAGGTAGCGGGAAAACAACGTTATTGAATATGGTATCTACTATTGATTCTCCATCATCGGGAGAAATTATAATTAATGGTACAAATCCTTTTCAATTATCATCAGAAGAATTAGCGTTATTCCGCCGGAAAAAGCTAGGGTTTGTTTTCCAATCATTTAATCTTCTTAGCACACTTACTGTAAAAGAAAATATCGTATTGCCTATGACATTAGATGGTGTTTCTGTGCAAGAAATGAACAAACGAGTGGAAGAGATTGCAGAGAAATTAAGTATTACAGATATATTAAATAAAAGAACATTTGAAATATCTGGAGGGCAAGCTCAGCGAACAGCAATCGCTCGTGCGATTGTTCATAAGCCGCAATTATTACTTGCGGATGAACCAACAGGGAACTTGGATTCTAAATCTTCAAATGATGTAATGGAGATGCTCGATACGCTTAATAAAGAAGAAAAAGCAACGATGATGTTAGTAACGCATGATCCGTATGCAGCGAGCTTTTGCAGCAGAGTAATTTTTATTAAAGATGGTCAACTATATAATGAAATTTATTGTGGCGAAAGCAGGCAAGCGTTTTATCAAAAAATTATGGATGTCCTTTCTTTGTTAGGAGGGAAAAGGCATGACTTTTCGTCAGTTCGCATGTAATAATATTTTTCGTAATAAGCGTACATATGCAGCTCATTTTTTGAGTAGTGCATTTTCTATTATGATTTTCTTCACGTATGCTCTTTTATTATTTCACCCTGATTTACAAGGGGAATTAAAATCGACAAGTGCAACAATAAGTGCATACGGTACATTGGGATTTTCAGTTTCGCAAGGCTTGATTTTTGTATTTTCATTTTTCTTCATTCTATATTCAGTCAGTTCATTTTTAAAGACGCGTAAGAAAGAATTTGGCATATTAATGATGCAAGGTATGTCAATGAGACAACTTAAGAAGTTATTGTTAATTGAAAATATGCTAATTGGACTTGGTTCAATTTGTATAGGGATTTTCATTGGACTCATATTTTCTAAACTAGTCTTATTGATAAGCGCAAGTGTATTAATGATTAATAATGGTTTACCTTTTTATATACCAGTGCAGGCTGTATTTTTAACAGTTATCACATTCCTTTTCTTGTTTTTAATCGTTTCACTTTTTACATTTAAAATGGTAAAAGTAACAGAACTTGTGGAACTTATTCAAGCGGAGGAAAAGCCAAAACCTGAACCGAAATCTTCAATTTTATTATCACTATTTTCTTTAATTAGTATAGGATATGGATATTTTTCAGTATTTCGTTTCATCCCAAGTTCCAATTTTATTACGCTTGGAATAGGTGTGATCCTAGTAATTATAGGAACGTACTTTTTATATACACAGTGTAGCGTTTATATATTGCATCTTGCGAAAAAGAGTGAATCTTTCTTTTTAAAGAGAACAAATATATTAACATTTTCTGAATTAATTTACCGTATGAAAGATAATGCAACGATGTTTTTTATAGTATCTATTGTTTCAGCAGTTGCATTTACAGCGATTGGTACAACAGCTGCAATTGGAAATAGGGATTTGGTAAGGATGACAAATCCCTATACCTTTTTGTATGGAAGTTTTGAAAACGACAAAGTATTAAATAAAAATCTTTCTATTATAAAAAAACACCTTTCTGATGCTAATATTCCGTATCGAATGGCTTCATCTTCAGATATTTACACAGAAAGTGGCGTACAAGTAATGAAGTTAAGTGAATATAACGATCTTGCTAAAGCACTAGGTTATCAACAAGAAACAATCGAAAAAGAAGATGAAATTTTATTAATTCCTGGAGTCGTAGCACAAAAACAAGAATTTAAAAATGGCGAGTATAAAAAGAATATAGAAGTCATTCAAGGTGACTGGACAAAGACATTTCATGTGAAAAAAGCTGTAGAAAATTTAGTTTTACCACATGATTCTAGAACTATTTATATCGCTGTTCAAGATCAGGTATATGATGGAATACCTTTAACTAGTGACCCAGTTAATCAAGATAGTCCATTTCGTACTTACGGATTTGTTGTAGACGATTGGATGAAAACGAAGAAAATTTCAAACGAATTAATTAGTACATTCGAGAAAGATATGAGAGAAGGTAATTTCCAATTTCGAGCTTTAACTATAGACTTGTTAAGTGCAAAGCAAACGAATGGGCTATTACTTATGGCAAGTGTTTTAGTCGGAATCGTCTTCTTTACATTCGCTGCTAGTTTTATTTATTTCAGATTATATACAGATTTGGATCGCGATCAACAGCAATATAAAATGATTTCGAAAATGGGATTAAGTAAACGAGAATTAAAAAAAGTTGTAACGAGACAGTTAGTATTAATGTTCTTCTTACCAATTATTGTTGCAGTAATTCATACTGTAGTTGCTTATATGGCATTACAACAATTAGTAGACTTTTCTATTTTAAATAGTTCTATCATGATTTTAATTTCATTTATATGTATACAAGTTTTATATTTCTTTATAACCCGTTGGCGTTATCTGCAAAAGCTGTATAAGGTTATGGAGCAATAGAGTATAGTAGCTTGTAAGACTACACAAAAGTACGTGAAAAAATGAACTGTATGATGAAAGGAAACGCGATGAGAAGAACTTTAACTATTTTTATGTTAACGATAGTATTTTTAATAAGTTTTAGTGCATGCACTAAAACGGAAAATCCATTTCCTGCAAACGGTTTATTAATCATTGGGGATGAGAATAAAACTTCGCCAATTATTAATCGTTATCAAGAAATTACAAAAGAAAATGAAGTGTTTTCTGTGAAAAAAGGTAAATTTGGAAATGGCCAAGTATTAATTTTAAATGAATCTACTGCACAAGCGATGATTAAAGCAAATGTTTTTCGTAAACGAGATAATGGATCCAATTTAAAACTAATAGATAAGTTACCGGAATTCCCGAAAGAGGGCTCGCTGTTGTTTACACATGAAGATGAAAAGAGTATGAAAAGTATTGAATTAGAAGGAAAAGAGATTCCTGTTTCATACGATAGTGACGCTTGGATAGGTAACACTCGTAAATATCCAACGCAATGGTATGTAATGGTATCAAGAAATAGTGTGTATAAAGAAATAAAGGCAAATGAAACGAAAATGCACCTTCTTCATTTGAAACAATCACTAGGTGACGAAAAGCCTAAAATGTCGACAGATAATACATTAGTTAATGAAAATGTTAAAGCAAAAAAGCTAATTAAAGGTTTGGAAGGAGAAGTATCTTTTCAGTTTGTAACAATTGAAGAAAAATCTTAAAAAAGAGTTCGAGGTTGATAGAAACTTTATCAACCTCGAACTCTTTTTAGTTTATAGGTCCGTTTATTACATTATTTCATTTAAATGGGTCTCATTCGTTTCTTCAATCGTATTTGAATGTTGAATTGAATTATTTTGAGCTTCCTTTTCTTTACGTACTTTTTGTAGCATTTCAAGGATGATCCATAAAGGAACACCTTTATCTTTTAACATTTTCCATAAATCTAATTCGTTAAATTTATGCTCAGGCTGTTTCATGTCTTTTTCAGATGAACGAATTTCGAATTTGATAGGATCATTTGCTTTCTTACCTTCAAGTTTAGTAGAAGAGATAGTATTATGCTCAAGATTAGATGGAGTTATTTTAGTAGGTTGAGATAATGTATGGATGTTTGATCCGATTTGCATGCTTTTCCCTCCTTTTCAAGTATTGAAATTATTTTTCTTATGATTTTTAAATCCTTATATCATGAGGAAACTATAACTAATTATAAATTCAAATAATCAGATTTACAAGTTGTATTGTAAAAAGTAATTGCTTACTTGAATTAATATTTATCAACATTTGTGTATGTTTTCTATATATACAATGTATATAAAATACTTTACATTATGTTTAAGTTATTAACGAATTGTGTTTTTCTTTTTTATAGAAAAATGTAAACGGTTTATTAGGGGGAGGAATCATGGGGAAATTATTATTGAAAATATGTTTATTTGCAATAGGGACTGTGTTTTTATTCACAGCAAAAACAATTTACGCTGAAGAGAGGCAACAAAATAATTATCCTATCATATTAGTGAATGGATTTGCTGGGTGGGGTAGAGAGGAAATGTTAGGGGTTAAATATTGGGGTGGTGTTCATGATATACAGGAAGATTTGAAACGCAATGGTTATACGGTACATACCGCAGCTGTTGGACCTGTTTCTAGCAACTGGGATCGTGCATGTGAATTATATGCGCAAATTAACGGCGGTACAGTAGACTACGGTGCCGCACATGCTGAGAAACATGGACATAATCGCTTTGGCAGAACTTATAGTGGTTTCACGCCGAATTGGAATGAAACAAATAAAGTACATTTAGTTGGGCATAGCATGGGTGGACAAACGATTAGAACATTAGTACAGCTATTAAAAGAAGGCAGTTTTGAAGAAAAAAATCATGTAAAAAATTACCCGAACACCAAAATATCACCACTATTTGAGGGCGAGAAATCATACGTTCATAGTGTTACAACATTAGCAACTCCTCACAATGGGACAACACTTGCGGATGGTAGTCTTCTACTGCCGTTTGTTAAAGATTTACTCATTACAGCTGCAAGTTTTGGAGGAAACAATAATTTATCGTTATATGATTTTAAATTGGATCAATGGGGTATAAAGAAGAATACTGGAGAGTCTTTTTTCCAATATACTGATCGCATCCTAAATAGTTCACTTTGGAAAAATACAAAGGATATAAGTCAATGGGATTTAAGTACAGATGGTGCAAAGGAGCTCAATAATTGGGTAAAGACGCAATCAGATGTTTATTACTTATCTTATAGTGGACATGCATCACAAGCGGCACCTATAACAGGTTTACATCTGCCTCATATAACGATGAATAAAGTGTTAATGGGTAATGCATTTTTCTTAGGTTCCTATGCAAGATATGAAGAAAATCGTCCATTAGTTGATACTTCTTGGTGGCAAAATGACGGTGTAGTAAATACAAATTCTATGATTGCACCCTCTTCTAATACTGCTGTAAATAGTAATGAGTCCTTACAGATTGGAAAATGGAATCATATAGAAACGAAAGCAAATTGGGACCATCTTGATATGGTAGGACTTAGTGTTTCAGACACGTTAGGTTTTTCTAGCATTCAAGAGTTTTATAGAACAATTGCAGAAAAGCTATCAAGATTACCGAAATAGGTAATAATAAAGCGCTCTCGATGGAATTCGAGGGCGCTTTATATTATATTGAAAGAGGGATATGGTAGAAAAATATGGAGGGATATTATGAAAATTCAAGTTGTATTATCAGGATATGGAACAGTAGGCAGAGAATTTATAAAATTATTAAACGAAAAATATTCATATATATATAAAACATATGGGATTCATTTAGTTGTAAGTGGCGTATTAGGGAGAAATATTGCAATACATAATGAAGATGGCTTATCTATTCACCATTTATTGATGTATGGTGGCGGTACCGCTGCAATTGAAAAATATTTAGAGTATCATCCGAAGGAACGTGCAACAAATGAGATAAATGGTACTGTATTAGTAGAATCAACTGTTACCAATCTTAAAGATGGAAATCCAGGGAAACAATATATGAAACAAGCGATTGAGAAACAAATGGATATAGTTGCAATTTCAAAAGGCGCACTTGTTACAAACTGGAAAGAAATAAATGAAGCAGCAAGAGGCGCAAATGTACGAATTCGATATAGCGGTGCAACTGCTGCGGCATTACCGACACTTGATATTGGTCAATTTAGTTTAGCTGGTTGCCATATTGAAAAAATAGAAGGAATATTAAACGGGACTACAAATTATATTCTTTCGAAAATGAATGAGGAAGATATTACGTTTGAAGAAGCATTGAAAGAAGCACAAAGTAAAGGAATTGCTGAGACAAACCCTATATTAGATGTAAGTGGTTCAGATAGTGCGTGTAAATTGTTACTTTTGACAAACAGCTTAATGGAAACAGAGAATACACTTGCCGATATACATATAAAAGGAATCGAGCACGTTACAAAACAGCAAATACGAAATGCTAAGGAACAAAATAAATATATTAAATTAATAGCTTCAGCATATAGGAATAAGGATGGAAAAGTGGCTCTTAGTGTGAAACCACACGAAATAGATAAAGAGCATCCGCTAGCAAAAGTAAATGGGACCGAAAAAGGAATTACGTTCTTTACAGATACAATGGGGCAAGTTACTACAATTGGCGGGGCTTCTAATCCACGAGGCGCAGCAGCTGCAGCTTTAAAAGATGTAATTAACTTATATCGAAAAGATTTGTAAGACCGTACCGCCCTTTATAAAAAATACATATGTCGTGGACCTTTTGAGAATGAAATAAATATGCAAAAATAATTGCAGGGGGTAAGGAATTGTTTAAAGATTTTAAAGTTGTCAAAGATCGTCCTGTTTATATTCAATTGAAAGATTATTTAAAAAAGATGATCATGAAAGGGCATTTGCTTGGGGATCAAAAAATTCCATCAACGAGGGAACTAAGTGATTTACTAAGTGTGAGCAGAAATACTGTACTCGCTGCTTATGCGGATTTAGAGCAAGAAGGACTCATTTATGCAGTTAAAGGAAAAGGGAATTTTGTTGCGAAGGTCGATATATCGAACACTTCGTCTGTTGAAATAGATTGGAAAAATAAACTTAATACGATTACCTTATTAGCGGATGAATTAGATTTAATGAAACATGGTGTTCGCTGGGAAAAAGGAATGATTGTTTTTAATAGTATTGCTCCGGACGAAAAGCTATTTGATGTGGAAAATTTCAAAAGGGCTTTTCTTACTCGTATGTCCATTGAAGGGGATGTCGTATTAAACTACGGATACGCAAAAGGTTATAGACCGTTAATGAATTATCTACTTCATTATATGGAAATGAAAGGTGTAGATATATCCAACAAAGATATTTTAATTACAAATGGATTTACAGAAGGATTGGATATTGTACTATCCTCGTTATCGAAGAAATCAGGGCGGGTTATTTGTGAGAATCCGACTCATCATGCTGCGCTAAAGCTTTTCCGCTTACATGGCATTGAAGTTCATGGTATTAATATGAATGAGGATGGTATTGATACGAATCAAGTAGAAAAAAATTTGCGTGAAAAAGAGTTTGATTTTGCGTATTTAATTCCTTCCTATCATAATCCAACCGGTATTGTTACGAGTTCAGAGAAACGAACGGAACTGATGAGATTATTTTCAAAATATAAAATTCCTATTATAGAAGATGGATTTAATGAAGAACTACGTTATTCAGGTTCACATTTAGCGCCATTATTAACTTTCGCAGGCGCTGGTAATAATGTGATTTATATTAGTAGCTTTTCAAAGGTGCTTTTCCCTGGTTTACGTGTAGGCTGGATCATCGCAGATAAAGAACTGATTCATCATTTAGAAAGTGTAAAAAGAGCTAGAACGATTCACACATCTACATTAGATCAAGCTGTTCTATTTCAATATTTACATGAAGGATATTTTGAAAAATATTTAAAAAAGGCAAGATCTGTTTATAAGAAAAAATATGAGTTAGCTGTCGGCGCGTGTAATCAGTACATTCCTTTCAAAAGAATGACTGGAGATGGTGGACTTCATTTATTTATAGAGCTAGAAGAGCATATGAATGCCCGCACACTTTTACAAAGGTGTTATGAGAAAGGCGTTACGTTTTCACCTGGAGATGTTTTTTACTCTGATGGAGAAGGAGCGAACACTTTCCGATTAGGATTTTCACGCTTGAAAGAAGAAGAAATAGTTCAGGGAATCAAAATCATTGGTGATACATTAAAAAATGAAATTTGGAGTTGAGAAAATGAAAATTGGTGTTATTATGGGCGGGGTATCGTCTGAAAAACAAGTTTCAATTATGACAGGGAATGAAATGATTGCTCATTTAGATAAAAATAAGTATGAAATAGTCCCAATTACATTAAATGAAAAAATGGATTTAATTGAAAAAGCGAAAGACATTGACTTTGCGTTGCTCGCATTACACGGAAAATACGGAGAAGATGGGACAGTTCAAGGAACACTGGAGAGTTTAGGGATTCCTTATAGCGGAAGTAATATGTTATCTAGCAGTATATGTATGGATAAAAATATT includes these proteins:
- a CDS encoding ABC transporter permease, encoding MTFRQFACNNIFRNKRTYAAHFLSSAFSIMIFFTYALLLFHPDLQGELKSTSATISAYGTLGFSVSQGLIFVFSFFFILYSVSSFLKTRKKEFGILMMQGMSMRQLKKLLLIENMLIGLGSICIGIFIGLIFSKLVLLISASVLMINNGLPFYIPVQAVFLTVITFLFLFLIVSLFTFKMVKVTELVELIQAEEKPKPEPKSSILLSLFSLISIGYGYFSVFRFIPSSNFITLGIGVILVIIGTYFLYTQCSVYILHLAKKSESFFLKRTNILTFSELIYRMKDNATMFFIVSIVSAVAFTAIGTTAAIGNRDLVRMTNPYTFLYGSFENDKVLNKNLSIIKKHLSDANIPYRMASSSDIYTESGVQVMKLSEYNDLAKALGYQQETIEKEDEILLIPGVVAQKQEFKNGEYKKNIEVIQGDWTKTFHVKKAVENLVLPHDSRTIYIAVQDQVYDGIPLTSDPVNQDSPFRTYGFVVDDWMKTKKISNELISTFEKDMREGNFQFRALTIDLLSAKQTNGLLLMASVLVGIVFFTFAASFIYFRLYTDLDRDQQQYKMISKMGLSKRELKKVVTRQLVLMFFLPIIVAVIHTVVAYMALQQLVDFSILNSSIMILISFICIQVLYFFITRWRYLQKLYKVMEQ
- a CDS encoding PLP-dependent aminotransferase family protein translates to MFKDFKVVKDRPVYIQLKDYLKKMIMKGHLLGDQKIPSTRELSDLLSVSRNTVLAAYADLEQEGLIYAVKGKGNFVAKVDISNTSSVEIDWKNKLNTITLLADELDLMKHGVRWEKGMIVFNSIAPDEKLFDVENFKRAFLTRMSIEGDVVLNYGYAKGYRPLMNYLLHYMEMKGVDISNKDILITNGFTEGLDIVLSSLSKKSGRVICENPTHHAALKLFRLHGIEVHGINMNEDGIDTNQVEKNLREKEFDFAYLIPSYHNPTGIVTSSEKRTELMRLFSKYKIPIIEDGFNEELRYSGSHLAPLLTFAGAGNNVIYISSFSKVLFPGLRVGWIIADKELIHHLESVKRARTIHTSTLDQAVLFQYLHEGYFEKYLKKARSVYKKKYELAVGACNQYIPFKRMTGDGGLHLFIELEEHMNARTLLQRCYEKGVTFSPGDVFYSDGEGANTFRLGFSRLKEEEIVQGIKIIGDTLKNEIWS
- a CDS encoding lipoprotein BA_5634 family protein, which produces MRRTLTIFMLTIVFLISFSACTKTENPFPANGLLIIGDENKTSPIINRYQEITKENEVFSVKKGKFGNGQVLILNESTAQAMIKANVFRKRDNGSNLKLIDKLPEFPKEGSLLFTHEDEKSMKSIELEGKEIPVSYDSDAWIGNTRKYPTQWYVMVSRNSVYKEIKANETKMHLLHLKQSLGDEKPKMSTDNTLVNENVKAKKLIKGLEGEVSFQFVTIEEKS
- a CDS encoding ABC transporter ATP-binding protein; protein product: MEILQAKSISKVYKGKVPYKALVDIDLSIQEGEFVGIMGPSGSGKTTLLNMVSTIDSPSSGEIIINGTNPFQLSSEELALFRRKKLGFVFQSFNLLSTLTVKENIVLPMTLDGVSVQEMNKRVEEIAEKLSITDILNKRTFEISGGQAQRTAIARAIVHKPQLLLADEPTGNLDSKSSNDVMEMLDTLNKEEKATMMLVTHDPYAASFCSRVIFIKDGQLYNEIYCGESRQAFYQKIMDVLSLLGGKRHDFSSVRM
- a CDS encoding esterase/lipase family protein, with protein sequence MGKLLLKICLFAIGTVFLFTAKTIYAEERQQNNYPIILVNGFAGWGREEMLGVKYWGGVHDIQEDLKRNGYTVHTAAVGPVSSNWDRACELYAQINGGTVDYGAAHAEKHGHNRFGRTYSGFTPNWNETNKVHLVGHSMGGQTIRTLVQLLKEGSFEEKNHVKNYPNTKISPLFEGEKSYVHSVTTLATPHNGTTLADGSLLLPFVKDLLITAASFGGNNNLSLYDFKLDQWGIKKNTGESFFQYTDRILNSSLWKNTKDISQWDLSTDGAKELNNWVKTQSDVYYLSYSGHASQAAPITGLHLPHITMNKVLMGNAFFLGSYARYEENRPLVDTSWWQNDGVVNTNSMIAPSSNTAVNSNESLQIGKWNHIETKANWDHLDMVGLSVSDTLGFSSIQEFYRTIAEKLSRLPK
- a CDS encoding homoserine dehydrogenase; amino-acid sequence: MKIQVVLSGYGTVGREFIKLLNEKYSYIYKTYGIHLVVSGVLGRNIAIHNEDGLSIHHLLMYGGGTAAIEKYLEYHPKERATNEINGTVLVESTVTNLKDGNPGKQYMKQAIEKQMDIVAISKGALVTNWKEINEAARGANVRIRYSGATAAALPTLDIGQFSLAGCHIEKIEGILNGTTNYILSKMNEEDITFEEALKEAQSKGIAETNPILDVSGSDSACKLLLLTNSLMETENTLADIHIKGIEHVTKQQIRNAKEQNKYIKLIASAYRNKDGKVALSVKPHEIDKEHPLAKVNGTEKGITFFTDTMGQVTTIGGASNPRGAAAAALKDVINLYRKDL
- a CDS encoding DUF3914 domain-containing protein, which gives rise to MQIGSNIHTLSQPTKITPSNLEHNTISSTKLEGKKANDPIKFEIRSSEKDMKQPEHKFNELDLWKMLKDKGVPLWIILEMLQKVRKEKEAQNNSIQHSNTIEETNETHLNEIM